The genomic segment TCTTTGCTCTCTGCAAAAAACGCGGGCGGTTCCTCTACCCGGGAACGTCTTCTACGTCCAGCCAGTTGGGGCCGGCGGCCACGTCCACCTTGAGCGGTACGTCGAGCTGAATGGCGCCGATCATTTCGTCGCGGGCGAGTTTCGCCACAGCAGACACCTCGTGAGGTGGTGCCTCAAATACGAGTTCGTCGTGAACGGTGAGAAGCATTCGACTTTGCAACTTGCGCGCCGCGAGCTGTCGGGAGACCGCGAGCATGGCCCTTTTCATCAGGTCCGCCGCCGAGCCCTGAATCTCGTAGTTGATCGCCTCGCGCTCCGCCTGCCCGCGGTTCTGGTACCGCGAGTGCGGGTTGATCGCGTCCTTGTTCAACGCGCGGTGACGCCCCAGGATGGTGCGCACTTCGCCCGTCCGGTGGGCATTGCCGAGCAACGTTTGTTGGTATTCGAGCACTTTCGGGTAGCGGGCGAAATACGCATCGATGAAGTCCTCGGCTTCCTTCCGCGAGATGGCCAGCCGCACCGACAGGCCCATCGCGCTCATACCGTATATGACGCCGAAGTTGACCGTCTTCGCCATCCCCCGTTGCGCTTTCGTCACGTCGGTCTCGTTCACCTTGAAGATTTGAGCAGCGACCGCCGTGTGAACGTCGCGGTCCTCGGCAAATGCGGCCCGCAGTGTTTCGTCCCCGCAGAACTGCGCGAGCAGGCGCAGTTCGATCTGCGAGTAGTCGGCGGTCACGAGCGTCCACCCGTCCCGCGGGATGAACGCCTTGCGTAACTGCGCCCCCTGCTCCGTTCGGGCCGGGATGTTCTGCAAATTCGGGTCGCTCGAACTCAGCCTACCGGTTTCGACCGCCGCCTGGTTGAAGGACGTGTGGACGCGCCCCCCCTTGTCCGCCAGCGCGGGCAGCACGTCCACATAGGTGTTTTTCAGCTTGATGAGCTTGCGATATTCGATCAACGTTTTCGGCAGCGCGTGGCCGAGCGCCGCGAGCCGTTCGAGCGATTCCTGGTCCGTGGAGGGCTCGTTCTTGATGCCGGTCCGCTTCTGCACCGGCAGCTTCATTTCCTCGAAGAGGATCTTTTGAAGTTCTTTCAGTGAACCGATGTTGAACACGCGGCCGGCGAGTTCGTAAACGCCCTTCTCGATGCCGGCGAGCTCGACGGCCATCTCCGCGCCGAGCTTCTCCAGAAACGGCACGTCCACGCGGATGCCGACCCGCTCCATCTCGGCCAGCACGCCGATGAGCGGCACCTCGACCGTGTCGTACAGTTCGCGGAAGCCCTTCGCCGCCAGTTGCGGTTCGTAGAGCGCGGCGAGTTGCAGCGCCGCGTCGGCGTCCTCGCCGGCGTACCGCGTCACCAGTGGCACGCGCACCCGGTCCATCGTGATCTGCTTCTTGCCCTTGCCGATGAGTTCGCTGATGGCGACGTTCTTGTGGCCGAGGTCGCGGAGCGTGAGGTCGTCCAGACCGTGAGCCCGCGCGCCGGGATCGAGCAGGTAGTGGGCGAGCATCGAATCGCCGGCAACCCCGGCAAGGGACACGCCCGCGGCGGCGAGCACGATCTGATCGAACTTGATGTTGTGGTTCCGCTTCTGGACGCGCGGGTTCTCGAACACGGGCTTGAGTGCGGCGAGCGTCCGGTCCGGGTCGAGCTGCGCGTCTTCTTGGGGGGCACGCACGGGGAGGTAGTACGCGACCTTCGGTTCCCATGCGAACGAGTAACCGACGATCGGGTCCGCGACCGGGTTCAGCCCGGTGGTTTCGAGGTCGAAGACGAACGCGGTTTGCTTCTTGAGTGCCGCGAGGAACGTGACGAATTTCTCGTCGGTGTCGATGGTTGTGTAGCCCGCGTAGCTCCACGTATCGGTCGGTACCGCGGCTTCCGCAGAAGCCTGTGTGACCGCCGGCGCCAGCGCCGCCATCGCGCCGGGCTCTTCCATCAGGTCATCGAACAAACTGGCTGTGCGCGGGGCGGCCGTGGTCGATTTTTTCCGCTTCGCGGGCTTCTTCGCACCGCTCTCGGCCACGGGTGCCGCTTCCGCACTTGCCGGTGTCGGGGCCAGTCCCGCGGTCGCGAGCGCCTCCGCGTTCTTCTTCGCACCGCTGCCGGCCAGCGTCCTGCGGACGCGCTCGCTGAACCCGCGGAACCCGAACTCGTGGAACAGTTCCAGCAACTTCTGACCGTCCCAGTCGCGCCGCTTCCAGCCTTCCCAGTCGAACTTGATCGGAACGTGTTTGTCGAGCGTGACGAGTTGCTTGCTCTTCGCCAGGTTGCCGTTGGCAATGGCGTCCTTGAGCGCTTGCTTCACTTTCGGGCCGCCGGGAGCGGTATCGGCGTGGGCAATCAGGTTGTCGAGCGTGCCGAACTGCTGGAGCCACTTGGCCGCGGTCTTCGGGCCGACCCCCGGCACGCCGGGGATGTTGTCCACCGAGTCACCGACGAGCGATTGGAAGTCGATGACCTGGTCCGGGCGCACGCCCCAGTCGGCCTCGATCGCGGCCGCGTCGAGGATTTCGCCGTCCTTGCGCAGGTTCAGCATCTTCACCTTGTTGGTGACGAGCTGCCGGCAGTCCTTATCGGAGGTGCAGAGGAACACGTCCAGCCCGCGGGCCGCGGCCTCGGACGACACCGTCGCCATCACGTCGTCGGCCTCGTAGCCCGGCGCGATGAGGAAAGGAATCCGCATGGCC from the Frigoriglobus tundricola genome contains:
- the polA gene encoding DNA polymerase I, encoding MSDPASAGSLYLLDAHGMIFQMFFGVGPMTAPDGRPTNAVFGVTRSLMNLYDRGADYLIATLDHAEPTFREKIDATYKAHRDPPPDDLLLQEPLIQQVMEAMRIPFLIAPGYEADDVMATVSSEAAARGLDVFLCTSDKDCRQLVTNKVKMLNLRKDGEILDAAAIEADWGVRPDQVIDFQSLVGDSVDNIPGVPGVGPKTAAKWLQQFGTLDNLIAHADTAPGGPKVKQALKDAIANGNLAKSKQLVTLDKHVPIKFDWEGWKRRDWDGQKLLELFHEFGFRGFSERVRRTLAGSGAKKNAEALATAGLAPTPASAEAAPVAESGAKKPAKRKKSTTAAPRTASLFDDLMEEPGAMAALAPAVTQASAEAAVPTDTWSYAGYTTIDTDEKFVTFLAALKKQTAFVFDLETTGLNPVADPIVGYSFAWEPKVAYYLPVRAPQEDAQLDPDRTLAALKPVFENPRVQKRNHNIKFDQIVLAAAGVSLAGVAGDSMLAHYLLDPGARAHGLDDLTLRDLGHKNVAISELIGKGKKQITMDRVRVPLVTRYAGEDADAALQLAALYEPQLAAKGFRELYDTVEVPLIGVLAEMERVGIRVDVPFLEKLGAEMAVELAGIEKGVYELAGRVFNIGSLKELQKILFEEMKLPVQKRTGIKNEPSTDQESLERLAALGHALPKTLIEYRKLIKLKNTYVDVLPALADKGGRVHTSFNQAAVETGRLSSSDPNLQNIPARTEQGAQLRKAFIPRDGWTLVTADYSQIELRLLAQFCGDETLRAAFAEDRDVHTAVAAQIFKVNETDVTKAQRGMAKTVNFGVIYGMSAMGLSVRLAISRKEAEDFIDAYFARYPKVLEYQQTLLGNAHRTGEVRTILGRHRALNKDAINPHSRYQNRGQAEREAINYEIQGSAADLMKRAMLAVSRQLAARKLQSRMLLTVHDELVFEAPPHEVSAVAKLARDEMIGAIQLDVPLKVDVAAGPNWLDVEDVPG